The following coding sequences lie in one Myxococcus xanthus genomic window:
- the mutM gene encoding bifunctional DNA-formamidopyrimidine glycosylase/DNA-(apurinic or apyrimidinic site) lyase gives MAEVPEVEIITRDLQQAVLGRRFVGAEVLVPAVVRFPSPPDFIEALKGRQVTAANRRAKFILLALDDGTTLALHFMLFGELALRPKGSERPSSTLVVLELEGGEELQFTDSLGYARIALAPSDELAARLKLDELGPEALGEGFTPAVLARQLRRRKSPLKTVLLNQRVVAGLGNRDADESLWQAGIEPRRLASSLTADEVVRLDRAIQAVLDEGLRLRGTQRDLFGVQGQAKHRRNVFGRAGAPCPRCATPVSHQRLGGRNTYWCATCQPLTSAPEVSAQSSLL, from the coding sequence GTGGCAGAGGTGCCTGAAGTCGAAATCATCACCCGGGACTTGCAGCAAGCCGTCCTGGGCCGCCGCTTCGTGGGGGCGGAGGTCCTGGTTCCCGCTGTCGTTCGCTTCCCGTCGCCGCCGGACTTCATCGAAGCCTTGAAGGGGCGGCAGGTCACCGCCGCGAACCGAAGGGCCAAGTTCATCTTGCTCGCGCTCGATGACGGGACGACGCTCGCGCTGCACTTCATGCTCTTCGGTGAATTGGCGCTGCGCCCCAAGGGGAGTGAGCGCCCGTCTTCGACACTGGTGGTGCTCGAGTTGGAGGGCGGCGAGGAGTTGCAGTTCACGGACTCGCTGGGCTACGCGCGCATCGCCCTGGCGCCTTCCGATGAGCTGGCCGCGCGCTTGAAGCTGGACGAACTCGGGCCAGAGGCGCTGGGAGAGGGGTTCACCCCAGCGGTGCTGGCGCGTCAACTGCGGCGGCGGAAAAGTCCCCTCAAGACGGTGCTCCTCAACCAGCGGGTGGTGGCGGGGCTCGGCAACCGGGATGCGGACGAGAGCCTGTGGCAGGCGGGGATTGAGCCACGCCGGCTGGCGTCGTCCCTCACGGCCGATGAGGTGGTGCGGCTGGACCGCGCCATCCAGGCGGTGCTCGATGAAGGGCTCCGCTTGCGCGGCACCCAGCGAGACCTCTTCGGCGTTCAAGGCCAGGCGAAGCACCGGCGCAACGTGTTCGGCCGCGCTGGGGCGCCGTGCCCGCGCTGCGCCACGCCCGTTTCCCATCAACGCCTCGGCGGGCGGAACACGTACTGGTGTGCCACGTGCCAGCCCCTGACGAGCGCGCCCGAAGTGTCAGCCCAATCCTCGTTGCTTTGA
- the rtcA gene encoding RNA 3'-terminal phosphate cyclase translates to MVRIDGSLGEGGGQVLRTSLALSLVTGKPFTIQNIRAGRKKPGLLRQHLTSVKAAEAVGAAEVSGAELGSRELTFRPSALAAGNYHFAVGTAGSATLVLQTVLPALLLADGPSTLMLEGGTHNPMAPPFDFLQRAYLPLVRRMGPSVEATLERAGFFPAGGGRFRVDVRPAPLKPLHLLERGRVVRRDLKAVIAMIPFDVAQRELGTAGAALKWRPDELRTEELKRPLGPGNVLVAEVESDHVTEVFTGFGERGKRAEVVAEQVAEEVKRYLDAGVPVGEHLCDQLLLLMALAKGGTFRTLPLDGHAETQLQTIAQFLDVKVEVREVSREVREVEVRA, encoded by the coding sequence ATGGTGCGCATCGATGGTTCATTGGGTGAGGGTGGGGGGCAGGTGCTGCGCACCTCGCTGGCGCTGTCGCTGGTGACGGGCAAGCCCTTCACCATCCAGAACATCCGCGCGGGCCGGAAGAAGCCGGGCCTGCTGCGCCAGCACCTGACGTCGGTGAAGGCCGCGGAGGCCGTGGGGGCCGCGGAGGTGTCGGGCGCGGAGCTCGGCTCACGCGAGCTGACCTTCCGGCCGAGTGCCCTGGCCGCGGGGAACTACCACTTCGCGGTAGGCACCGCGGGCAGCGCGACGCTGGTGCTCCAGACGGTGCTTCCGGCGCTGCTCCTGGCGGACGGGCCTTCCACGCTGATGTTGGAGGGGGGGACGCACAACCCCATGGCACCACCGTTCGACTTCCTCCAGCGGGCGTATCTGCCGCTGGTCCGTCGCATGGGGCCGTCCGTGGAGGCGACCCTGGAGCGTGCCGGTTTCTTCCCGGCCGGGGGCGGGCGGTTCCGGGTCGACGTGCGACCCGCGCCGCTGAAGCCGCTGCACTTGCTGGAGCGGGGGCGCGTGGTCCGTCGCGACCTGAAGGCCGTGATTGCGATGATTCCGTTCGACGTGGCGCAGCGCGAGCTGGGCACGGCGGGGGCGGCGCTGAAGTGGCGGCCCGATGAACTCCGGACGGAGGAGCTGAAACGTCCGCTGGGGCCCGGCAACGTGCTGGTCGCCGAGGTGGAGAGCGATCACGTGACGGAGGTCTTCACCGGCTTCGGTGAGCGCGGGAAGCGGGCGGAGGTCGTGGCCGAGCAGGTCGCTGAAGAGGTGAAGCGCTACCTTGATGCGGGCGTGCCGGTGGGCGAGCACCTGTGTGACCAGCTGTTACTCCTCATGGCGCTGGCGAAGGGCGGCACGTTCCGCACGCTGCCGCTGGATGGGCATGCCGAGACGCAGCTCCAGACTATCGCCCAGTTCCTCGATGTGAAGGTCGAGGTGCGGGAGGTGTCTCGCGAGGTTCGCGAGGTGGAAGTCCGCGCCTGA
- a CDS encoding RtcB family protein: MSRINGNYEVLSDEAGRPIKAWTVGVPFEDEAKKQLRNLRGLPFIHKWVSVMPDVHRGYGATVGSVVPTVGAVVPAAVGVDIGCGMIAVRTTLRADQLPDSLRGVRSAIERAVPHGRSDNGGRNDVGAWRVAPARHQKEWARLVEGYDRIVGKHPRIGRGPELSHLGTLGTGNHFIELCLDESDGVWLMLHSGSRGVGNRIGSYFIELAKEDMRRWFINLPDGDLAYLAEGTEHFEDYVFAVSWAQDFAATNRALMLQEAVDALQLSGELPPFELKDAAVNCHHNYIAREHHFGKNCFVTRKGAVRAREGDLGIIPGSMGARSFIVRGKGNADSFHSCSHGAGRVMSREAAKRRFTVEDHVKATAGVECRKDVDVIDETPAAYKPIDAVMAAQADLVEVVHTLKQVVCVKG, translated from the coding sequence ATGAGCCGCATCAACGGGAACTACGAGGTGCTGTCGGACGAGGCGGGCCGCCCCATCAAGGCGTGGACGGTGGGTGTGCCGTTCGAGGACGAGGCGAAGAAGCAGCTCCGCAACCTGCGTGGCCTCCCCTTTATCCATAAGTGGGTCTCGGTGATGCCGGACGTGCACCGCGGCTACGGCGCGACGGTGGGAAGCGTGGTCCCCACGGTAGGGGCGGTGGTGCCGGCGGCGGTGGGCGTGGACATCGGTTGCGGGATGATCGCCGTTCGCACGACGCTGCGGGCGGACCAGCTCCCGGACTCGCTGCGTGGGGTGCGCTCGGCGATTGAGCGGGCGGTGCCGCATGGCCGCTCCGACAACGGTGGCCGCAACGACGTGGGCGCGTGGCGTGTGGCGCCCGCACGGCACCAGAAGGAGTGGGCGCGGTTGGTGGAGGGGTACGACCGCATCGTCGGGAAGCATCCGCGCATCGGCCGTGGGCCGGAGCTGTCGCACCTGGGGACGCTGGGAACGGGGAACCACTTCATCGAGCTGTGCCTCGATGAGTCGGATGGCGTGTGGCTGATGTTGCACTCCGGTTCGCGCGGCGTGGGGAACCGCATCGGAAGCTACTTCATCGAGCTGGCGAAGGAGGACATGCGCCGCTGGTTCATCAACCTGCCGGACGGGGACCTGGCGTATCTGGCGGAAGGGACGGAGCACTTCGAGGACTACGTCTTCGCGGTGAGCTGGGCGCAGGACTTCGCCGCGACGAACCGCGCGCTGATGCTGCAAGAGGCGGTGGATGCGCTGCAGTTGAGCGGTGAGCTGCCTCCGTTCGAGCTGAAGGACGCGGCGGTGAACTGCCACCACAACTACATCGCCCGTGAGCACCACTTCGGAAAGAACTGCTTCGTAACGCGCAAGGGCGCGGTGCGGGCGCGCGAGGGCGACCTCGGCATCATCCCCGGAAGCATGGGGGCGCGTTCGTTCATCGTCCGCGGGAAGGGGAACGCGGACAGCTTCCACTCCTGCAGCCACGGCGCGGGCCGGGTGATGTCGCGTGAGGCGGCGAAGCGGCGCTTCACGGTGGAGGACCACGTGAAGGCGACCGCCGGCGTGGAGTGCCGCAAGGACGTGGACGTCATCGACGAGACGCCGGCTGCGTACAAGCCCATCGATGCGGTGATGGCGGCGCAGGCGGACCTGGTGGAAGTGGTCCACACCCTGAAGCAGGTCGTGTGCGTGAAGGGCTAG
- the rtcR gene encoding RNA repair transcriptional activator RtcR, with the protein MAKSRARKTVVLGMLGTTLDNGQGPQRWTRWRPTVALCQQEDLLVHRLELLHPPNATSLAGTLVGDIRQVSPETEVRGRPLDIQNPWDLEETYGALLDYVRGYAFNPEAEDYLVHITTGTHIAQICMFLLVESRLIPGKLVQVSPDPRDRAGAGTHTLIDLDLSQYDTLAARFRQEQREGLAFLKSGIDTRNAAFNRLIERIEQVAVQSRAPLLITGPTGAGKSQLARRIYALKKSRRGVAGPFVDLNCATLRGDGAMSALFGHVKGAFTGALSDRPGLLRQANGGVLFLDEIGELGADEQAMLLRALEDKRFLPVGADREVESDFQLIAGTNRDLQVEVERGRFREDLLARINLWTFRLPALRERPEDIPPNLLFELDQSSEAVGTRVTMNKEAQERFLDFATSSEARWAGNFRDLNAAVLRMATLAAGGRITRDVVDEELERLREQWRPSGAKAAVVAGDLVAEVLGENLASELDRFDRVQLADVLSVCRASRSLSDAGRVLFAQSRAQKKSVNDADRLKKYLARFGLTWADVSGRGA; encoded by the coding sequence ATGGCGAAATCGCGCGCGCGCAAAACGGTGGTCCTGGGGATGCTCGGGACGACACTGGACAACGGGCAGGGGCCGCAGCGCTGGACGCGGTGGCGGCCCACGGTGGCGCTGTGCCAGCAGGAGGACCTGTTGGTGCACCGGCTGGAGCTGTTGCATCCGCCGAACGCGACCTCGCTCGCGGGCACGCTGGTGGGGGACATCCGGCAGGTGTCACCGGAGACGGAGGTGCGGGGCAGGCCCCTGGACATCCAGAATCCGTGGGACTTGGAGGAGACCTACGGCGCGCTGCTCGACTACGTGCGCGGCTATGCCTTCAACCCCGAAGCGGAGGACTACCTGGTCCACATCACCACGGGCACGCACATCGCGCAGATCTGCATGTTCCTGCTGGTGGAGAGCCGGCTCATCCCCGGCAAGCTGGTCCAGGTATCACCCGACCCCAGGGACCGCGCGGGGGCGGGCACGCACACCCTCATCGATCTGGACCTTTCCCAGTACGACACCCTGGCCGCGCGCTTCCGGCAGGAACAACGCGAAGGCCTGGCCTTCCTCAAGTCCGGCATCGACACCCGCAACGCAGCGTTCAACCGCCTCATCGAGCGCATCGAACAGGTGGCCGTCCAGTCCCGCGCGCCTCTGCTCATCACCGGTCCCACCGGCGCGGGCAAGTCGCAGCTCGCGCGGCGCATCTACGCGCTGAAGAAGTCGCGGCGCGGGGTGGCGGGCCCCTTCGTGGACCTCAACTGCGCCACGCTCCGGGGCGACGGCGCAATGTCCGCCCTCTTCGGCCACGTGAAGGGCGCCTTCACGGGCGCGCTGAGCGACAGGCCCGGTCTGCTGCGGCAGGCGAATGGCGGGGTGCTGTTCCTGGACGAAATCGGTGAACTGGGCGCGGACGAGCAGGCCATGTTGCTGCGCGCACTGGAGGACAAACGCTTCCTGCCAGTGGGCGCGGACCGCGAAGTGGAGAGTGACTTCCAGCTCATCGCCGGCACCAACCGGGACCTCCAAGTCGAGGTCGAGCGCGGGCGCTTCCGGGAGGACCTGCTCGCGCGCATCAACCTATGGACCTTCCGGCTGCCCGCGTTGCGCGAGCGTCCGGAGGACATCCCACCCAACCTGCTCTTCGAACTGGACCAGTCCTCCGAGGCCGTGGGCACGCGCGTCACCATGAACAAGGAGGCGCAGGAGCGCTTCCTGGACTTCGCCACGTCCTCCGAGGCGCGATGGGCGGGCAACTTCCGCGACCTCAACGCGGCGGTGCTGCGCATGGCCACGCTGGCGGCGGGCGGACGGATTACTCGGGACGTGGTGGACGAGGAGCTCGAACGGCTGCGCGAGCAGTGGCGGCCCTCCGGAGCGAAGGCGGCGGTCGTCGCCGGGGACCTGGTCGCGGAGGTGCTGGGGGAGAACCTCGCCAGCGAGCTGGACCGCTTCGACCGGGTCCAGCTCGCGGACGTGCTGAGCGTCTGCCGGGCATCACGCTCGTTGTCGGACGCGGGGCGCGTGCTGTTCGCTCAGTCACGCGCCCAGAAGAAGAGCGTCAACGACGCGGACCGGTTGAAGAAGTACCTGGCCCGCTTCGGCCTCACGTGGGCGGACGTCAGCGGGCGAGGCGCGTAG
- a CDS encoding M24 family metallopeptidase yields MKSVKWAALPLLLLAACATTGRQGAADKSPPRLMSWSEQIAEREAWLEKRHGMLLDMMRRHGVGMWVVVNEEFHDDPLTQFIAPPRPYAGNRDIFVFVDAGPEGLKRVALSGYSEATLARFFELPEEGRKPQEILADLNTRYQPRTIALGIGGKRGVTRSLTKDSYAFLVESLGAEAEARFVSAAPLIEEYLDTRIPEEWLHYQRLVMLTEAVVKEAFSPEVVVPGKTTVGDVRRFLYDRLWELGVDTWFQPDLRVQRKGMDGSSSRGFLAPAKEDVVILRGDLLHVDFGITYMGLNSDWQKMAYVLNEGETDAPEGLKRALANTIELQDALMLRASRPGRTSAQVYTQTMAEMKEKGIEAMVYSHPLGNQGHALGASIDFRSASRQEEAKTLRLGSYIAIELNTATAVPEWDGQKVFVMQEDPAYLTEEGWKFFVSRQESFYLLGRDGQGGQRSQGAKGGKGVTTRGMPML; encoded by the coding sequence ATGAAGTCCGTGAAGTGGGCGGCCCTGCCGCTGTTGCTGCTGGCCGCCTGTGCCACCACGGGGCGCCAGGGCGCTGCTGACAAGTCGCCGCCGCGCCTCATGTCCTGGTCGGAGCAGATCGCCGAGCGCGAAGCCTGGCTGGAGAAGCGCCACGGCATGCTGCTGGACATGATGCGCCGCCATGGCGTGGGCATGTGGGTGGTCGTCAACGAGGAGTTCCACGACGACCCGCTCACCCAGTTCATCGCGCCGCCGCGTCCATATGCGGGCAACCGGGACATCTTCGTGTTCGTCGACGCCGGGCCCGAGGGACTCAAGCGCGTCGCGCTCTCCGGCTACTCGGAGGCCACGCTCGCGCGCTTCTTCGAGCTGCCCGAAGAAGGGCGCAAGCCGCAGGAGATCCTGGCGGACCTGAACACGCGCTATCAGCCCCGGACGATTGCCCTGGGCATTGGCGGCAAGCGCGGGGTGACGCGCAGCCTGACGAAGGACAGCTATGCCTTCCTGGTGGAGTCCCTGGGCGCGGAGGCGGAGGCCCGCTTCGTGAGCGCCGCGCCGCTCATCGAGGAGTACCTGGACACGCGCATCCCCGAGGAGTGGTTGCACTACCAGCGGCTGGTGATGCTGACGGAGGCCGTGGTGAAGGAGGCCTTCTCTCCGGAGGTGGTGGTGCCGGGGAAGACGACCGTCGGTGACGTGCGCCGCTTCCTCTATGACAGGCTCTGGGAGCTGGGCGTGGATACCTGGTTCCAGCCGGACCTGCGCGTGCAGCGCAAGGGCATGGACGGCTCGAGCTCGCGAGGCTTCCTGGCGCCCGCGAAGGAGGACGTCGTCATCCTCCGCGGCGACCTGCTCCACGTGGACTTCGGCATCACCTACATGGGGCTGAACTCCGACTGGCAGAAGATGGCCTACGTGCTGAACGAGGGGGAGACGGACGCGCCGGAGGGGCTCAAGCGGGCGCTGGCCAACACCATCGAACTCCAGGACGCGCTGATGCTGCGCGCCTCCCGTCCGGGCCGCACCTCCGCGCAGGTGTACACGCAGACGATGGCGGAGATGAAGGAGAAGGGCATCGAGGCCATGGTGTACAGCCACCCGCTGGGTAATCAGGGCCACGCGCTGGGCGCGAGCATCGACTTCCGCTCGGCGAGCCGGCAGGAGGAGGCCAAGACACTTCGCCTGGGCTCGTACATCGCCATCGAGCTGAACACCGCCACCGCGGTGCCGGAGTGGGACGGGCAGAAGGTCTTCGTGATGCAGGAGGACCCGGCCTACCTCACCGAGGAGGGCTGGAAGTTCTTCGTGTCCCGGCAGGAGTCGTTCTACCTCCTGGGCCGCGATGGGCAGGGAGGGCAGCGAAGTCAGGGCGCGAAGGGAGGCAAGGGCGTGACGACGCGTGGCATGCCCATGCTCTGA
- a CDS encoding CHAT domain-containing protein codes for MMGTLCNRLSLFLDGELPPVDEENFRHHLARCDPCASGLHEAMQLELLGFHVMGDPQALAHEQEGAPETRMASDAPKTRDTAEVPGRPHWRWAPFAVGAVAAAIVLVLVVKSADVRGSQQEVWLAQTSSRLIEARVAYARADGHRPYVPLRAAVSGPPGGTGAALPLRALADLEDQGDLHGIAAAYLVRKDLRQASDFLHRMSPSPDRDSDLAIVALEQGHPEQALALLDGVLRQAPEHAQAQWNRALVLREMGLTLLAAEAFDAVVKRGDPGWSEEARIRARALRHQTQARGRAWKGARAAVRDLMVDAQARLPLEEAKRFPGIVRLAFYDAVRAAPSREWTLRLLPLADVLDGVQGGEVLRGYVQRVAERDFSRRAPLAADYAKLVRGELSSPERFLETLRRSGEDDLYLGGLINQTAGARHLEDFTRLARAAEDPWLSLLAERELAGAEERAGEWWKAEARLRAAVGACQGKGLSYRCATLKKRLSDLYLALNRPAEAFEQAWSGWLASRELEEWELEQQFLQELAHIARYRLDVTSARAYLRESLARTPEACEQRTYVHRNLAYLSWLEFDAHEARNELELAQECGRPLGLPGALLLSYLARFGADSQDADLLRRTLAELHRGQPSPGKLAQMRFAEGQFVLERDRATGLELLRGAIQQAESLPNDVDARKTRMGAYNVLAHEAGRTDAPGEALALMGAALQVEVPARCVLGVAVDYERSVVALRGATGELQGHFDASRAEPLGRDASGLVPPSLQAALKGCERVDVLALPPVHGLRGLLPADLAWSYRVGRPGGASPVLARGSGPHLVVNGVEAPASLGLPRLLPLEPPHAPDPQRIELSGIQATPTRVLAAMAQASEVEIHAHGAFSPEMSDASLVVLAPETDGRYALSAPQVRALKLERAPLVLLATCSAARATPFLHESFSLPVAFIEAGAATVLASTAEIPDSAGRFFEAVRERIRAGAPAALALRDERRTWLAAHPSADWVHGILLFE; via the coding sequence GTGATGGGGACGCTCTGTAACAGGCTGTCCCTCTTCCTGGATGGCGAGCTGCCGCCCGTGGACGAGGAGAACTTCCGGCATCACCTCGCTCGCTGTGACCCCTGCGCGTCCGGCCTGCACGAAGCCATGCAACTGGAGCTGCTGGGCTTCCATGTGATGGGGGACCCGCAGGCGTTGGCGCACGAGCAGGAGGGCGCGCCCGAAACCAGGATGGCGTCCGACGCGCCCAAGACACGTGACACGGCCGAAGTGCCGGGGCGCCCTCACTGGCGCTGGGCCCCGTTCGCGGTGGGCGCCGTGGCGGCGGCCATCGTCCTGGTGCTCGTCGTCAAGAGCGCCGATGTGCGGGGCTCCCAGCAGGAGGTCTGGCTCGCGCAGACGTCGTCGCGTCTCATCGAGGCGAGGGTTGCCTATGCACGCGCGGACGGACACCGGCCCTATGTGCCCCTGCGCGCGGCTGTCAGTGGCCCTCCGGGCGGGACTGGCGCGGCATTGCCGCTCCGGGCGCTGGCGGATCTGGAGGACCAGGGGGACCTGCATGGCATTGCCGCCGCGTACCTGGTCCGCAAGGACCTGCGGCAAGCCTCCGACTTCCTCCACCGGATGTCGCCGTCACCGGACCGGGACAGCGACCTGGCCATCGTCGCGTTGGAGCAGGGGCATCCGGAACAGGCGCTGGCACTGCTGGACGGGGTATTGCGACAGGCGCCCGAGCACGCCCAGGCGCAGTGGAACCGGGCGCTGGTGCTGCGGGAGATGGGGCTGACGCTGCTGGCCGCGGAGGCATTCGACGCGGTGGTGAAGCGCGGGGATCCAGGCTGGAGCGAGGAGGCGCGGATCCGCGCGCGAGCGCTCCGGCATCAGACGCAGGCGCGTGGGCGGGCCTGGAAGGGGGCTCGCGCGGCGGTGCGGGACCTGATGGTGGACGCGCAGGCGCGGCTCCCGCTGGAGGAGGCGAAGCGCTTTCCTGGCATCGTCCGGCTGGCGTTCTACGACGCAGTGAGGGCCGCGCCGTCGCGGGAGTGGACCCTGCGCCTGCTGCCGCTGGCGGACGTGTTGGACGGCGTCCAGGGCGGCGAGGTGCTTCGCGGCTACGTGCAGCGTGTGGCGGAGCGGGATTTCAGCCGCCGTGCACCCCTGGCGGCGGACTACGCGAAGCTCGTGCGGGGCGAGCTGTCCTCGCCAGAGCGCTTCCTGGAGACGCTGCGGCGTTCGGGCGAGGACGACCTGTACCTGGGCGGGCTCATCAATCAGACGGCAGGCGCGCGCCACCTGGAGGATTTCACGCGGCTGGCCCGTGCGGCCGAGGACCCCTGGTTGTCGCTGCTGGCCGAGCGAGAGCTGGCGGGCGCCGAGGAGCGCGCGGGCGAATGGTGGAAGGCGGAGGCGCGGCTGCGCGCGGCCGTGGGCGCCTGTCAGGGCAAGGGGTTGTCCTACCGCTGCGCCACGCTGAAGAAGCGGCTGTCGGACCTCTATCTCGCGCTCAACCGCCCGGCGGAGGCGTTCGAGCAGGCATGGAGTGGCTGGCTGGCATCCCGGGAGTTGGAGGAATGGGAGTTGGAGCAGCAGTTCCTCCAGGAGCTGGCGCACATCGCTCGCTACCGGTTGGACGTCACCAGCGCGCGCGCCTACCTGCGCGAGTCCCTGGCGCGAACGCCCGAGGCCTGCGAGCAGCGCACCTACGTGCACCGCAACCTGGCATACCTGTCGTGGCTGGAGTTCGACGCGCACGAGGCGCGGAACGAGCTGGAGCTGGCGCAGGAGTGTGGCCGGCCGCTGGGGCTGCCCGGCGCGCTGTTGCTGTCGTACCTGGCGCGCTTCGGGGCGGACAGCCAGGACGCGGACCTGTTGCGCCGCACTCTGGCCGAGCTGCACCGGGGGCAGCCCTCACCGGGCAAGCTCGCGCAGATGCGTTTCGCCGAGGGGCAGTTCGTGCTGGAGCGCGACCGCGCGACCGGGCTGGAGCTGCTGCGCGGCGCCATCCAACAGGCGGAGTCCCTTCCCAACGATGTGGACGCGCGCAAGACGCGCATGGGGGCCTACAACGTCCTGGCGCACGAGGCAGGCCGCACGGACGCCCCAGGTGAGGCCCTGGCGCTCATGGGCGCCGCGCTTCAGGTGGAGGTGCCCGCGCGGTGTGTGCTGGGCGTCGCCGTGGACTACGAGCGCTCGGTGGTGGCGCTGCGCGGCGCCACGGGCGAGCTGCAGGGGCACTTCGACGCCAGCCGCGCGGAGCCCCTGGGGCGGGACGCCTCCGGGCTGGTGCCTCCGTCGCTCCAGGCCGCCTTGAAGGGCTGCGAGCGGGTGGACGTGCTCGCACTGCCGCCGGTGCATGGCCTGCGGGGACTGCTGCCCGCGGACCTCGCCTGGAGCTACCGTGTGGGGCGGCCCGGAGGAGCGTCTCCCGTGCTGGCTCGTGGCAGCGGGCCGCACCTGGTCGTCAATGGGGTGGAGGCGCCCGCGTCGCTGGGCCTCCCGCGGTTGCTTCCACTGGAGCCGCCGCACGCGCCGGACCCGCAGCGAATCGAGCTGTCGGGCATACAGGCCACGCCGACGCGGGTGCTGGCGGCCATGGCGCAGGCCAGCGAGGTGGAAATCCACGCGCACGGCGCCTTCAGCCCTGAGATGTCGGACGCCTCGCTGGTGGTGCTGGCGCCTGAAACAGATGGCCGATATGCGCTGTCCGCCCCCCAGGTTCGCGCGCTGAAGCTGGAGCGCGCGCCGCTCGTGCTGCTGGCCACGTGTAGCGCGGCACGGGCCACGCCCTTCCTTCATGAGTCCTTCAGCCTGCCGGTGGCCTTCATCGAAGCCGGCGCGGCCACGGTGTTGGCCTCCACGGCGGAAATCCCCGACTCGGCGGGGCGCTTCTTCGAAGCGGTTCGTGAGCGCATCCGGGCCGGCGCGCCGGCGGCCCTCGCGCTCCGCGACGAGCGGCGCACATGGCTGGCGGCCCACCCCTCCGCGGACTGGGTCCACGGCATCCTCCTCTTCGAATGA
- a CDS encoding RNA polymerase sigma factor: protein MSGQRIATVIRIPVAYSTDVHPDGFEAFAHRVRPMLLALARRLCGQGGLDPEDLVQEALTRGLLHHGALAAQPEPVYRAWLCRAMTNHFLDQCRKRRSELLEQDRPELRLVREGVAAPEPEAMEVWEHISEKDFQAAIAQLPNPRVREAYSLHASGLRYRAIALRMGVPEGTVGSWLYQARKELKALLLPLTGSDGGGSA, encoded by the coding sequence ATGAGCGGCCAACGCATTGCCACAGTCATTCGCATTCCTGTGGCCTACAGTACGGATGTGCATCCCGACGGGTTCGAGGCGTTCGCGCATCGTGTCAGGCCCATGCTGTTGGCCCTGGCGAGACGGTTGTGCGGTCAGGGGGGCCTCGATCCGGAAGACCTGGTGCAGGAGGCGCTCACGCGCGGACTGTTGCATCACGGGGCACTCGCCGCGCAGCCGGAGCCCGTCTACAGGGCGTGGCTGTGTCGGGCGATGACCAATCATTTCCTCGACCAGTGCCGCAAGCGGCGCTCGGAGTTGCTGGAGCAGGACCGTCCAGAGTTGCGGCTGGTGCGCGAGGGGGTGGCGGCCCCCGAACCGGAGGCCATGGAGGTCTGGGAGCACATCTCGGAGAAGGACTTCCAGGCGGCCATTGCCCAACTGCCGAATCCCAGGGTGCGTGAGGCGTATTCGCTGCATGCCTCGGGGCTGCGCTACCGCGCCATCGCCCTGCGCATGGGCGTCCCCGAAGGCACCGTGGGGAGCTGGCTCTATCAGGCCCGTAAGGAGTTGAAGGCGCTGCTGTTGCCGCTCACCGGGAGCGACGGAGGAGGCAGCGCGTGA